The Candidatus Schekmanbacteria bacterium genome includes the window GGAAAATTGGAAGGAATCATATATACTGTGCACGGCACACCTTTGCTTTGTAATATTTCCCAAAAAGATTTTCCATGCCGTAAAAGTTCAACCTTGCCTGATTCAAGCGGTATAACCCAATCGCCAATTGTAATGCTTTTCTTACCCGCCTCTGTGCGTGATGTTGAAAGATAAGGGAAAAGCGTTTTTGGGTCGCGATGGACAAAATCAAATATTCCGTGTCCACCCGGATTCATACCGGTAATAAAATTAGACCATGCAACAGGAGACTGTGGCGGATTGGAAGTTTGAAGCTCTTTAAATGAACCTTCTTCGGCAAGTTTTTTGAAGTTGGGCATTCTTCCCTCATCCATCATCTTCCTTAAAATTATAGGGTCCATACCGTCAAAACCTAAAATTAGAACTTTCTTTTTCGTATCAGATGTTTCAGCTTTCTTCCCGCATCCAATAATTAGAAAAGGTATTATGGCGAAAAGAAGAATGATGCGTACCAAAACTTTACTTTTGCTCTTCAAATTTGATCTGCCTCTCTTAAATATCATATCATACATTGTTAATTAACGGTTTACCCTGCATATATTTAGGAATATCCAAGCCATAGAGCTTTAATACAGTAGGTCCAATATCCATAATCGAAGGCGAATCCGCATCAATCTTCCTACTGCAAAACAATATACCCGGCGCCAATCGTGGGTCAATACAATGGTCTCCACTCCAGCTTTTCGTATTGTCCTCTATTACTTTGTCTGTACATTTGCCCACTGCCGCTTCCCATGAAGTTCTATAACCAACATTGAATCCCACAAAAAGGTCGGGACCATTACCTGCATAAGGTCCGCTGAAAAGCTCTTTATTGTCATAGAGGCGGCATATTGCAGTTTCTCCCCATTCCTCGTCCTGAAAATTATTGAGTTTTTCACATAACTCTTTTTTCAAATTCTCATACTCTTCACCCGGTTCAACAATTCCTTGACCTTCTCTACCTTTCAAATTGATATAGATGCCACCAAGTCCAAAGGTATATGCTCGTGTTTTAGACCAATCAACACCTTGAAACCACTCTCCTCCTGTACCTCCGTCCTTAAAATGCATATAACCATTTTGATGAAACCATGTATTGAGATTTACACAGCGCCTAAAAGACTTGAAACCATGGTCAGATATGACCATAAGGACATCCTTCTCTCCAAGCTTCTGCATTGTTTCACCTACAAGTTCGTCCATTTTTTTGTACATATCTTCAATGGAATTTTTATGCTTCACTGTATCTTTATCTTTATTAGCTGGATGCCTATCATCTATATAACGGAAAAACATATGCTGAATTCTGTCTGATGTATCAAAAACGCATGCAACCATTCCCTTTTTGATTTTATCAAGCATATTGAAAAACATCTCTCTTCTTTCTTCATAATATTTATATGCCTGTCCCAAAAAAGCCTCCTCATCAATAACGCGCTCATTAAGAGCCCAAGTGTCTTCTGCAAGTCCCAATGTAGCATAGCGTCCCTGCATTTTGGAAAGATAAACAGAATAATAGAGGGGATGAGAAATAGGCATAGCAGGAGTGTCAGGGTCAATATTAATCGGTGTTATATACAATTCAAATTCTGGAGAAACAGACCTCAACAGGAAGCGGCAAATTCCCTGCACTTTAATACCTAATCCTGCTTTGAAAACAATCACTTTCCAATCTGTATATTCACCTTTTTTAAGTTTGATTTCTTCGTCAGGTAGTTTCAAAATTGCTTCAGAATCGTTCAATATCTCTATTTTAAAGGGTATTGTCATTTCACCACCATTTTTAAGAAGCGAATTTTCAGGTCCTTTAATATGACTTTCAATAATATTGTTTTTTCTTTCCACTAAGACCCTTACTCCGCCAGTATGCTTGCCTACAGAATTTTTATCCGTTGTATAATAAGTAAAAGACCCTTGCGTGCCTTTGAGGTCAGGAACACACATTCCTGAAAGTGAAACGCCATAAAATTTTTCAGGAGGAAATGTAATTGGAACGCGAAGTACTGCGCTAAAAATATGATTGTCTCCTAAAATCTTCCAAAAGGGTTGGCTTTTTCTTAAAAGGGTAATTTCTGGTTTCCCAATTGGGATCTTATATTTCCCAATATTCAAAGTCTTCTTCGTATTTCCAATGTGCACCGATGAAATATCAGGAAGATATGTTCTTACATCTCTTTTCAAAAAATCGAAAATATTGTGCCTTGAAGGGTCAACTCCTGTTATAAAGGACGACCATGCAACAGGGGACATTGCAGGATATGTTGTCCTCAATGGGCTGAAAGAGCCTTCCTCTTTGAGTTTTGAAAAATTAGGAAGTTTCCCCTCGTTCATATATTTTGTAACAAGAGCAGGGTCAAGCCCGTCGAGTCCCAATACAACGACCCTCTCGACATCAGTTTTTTCTCCACTGCGTTTTTTTATAAATGTCCTAATGATATACCGAATTGGCCAAACAAGAATAGAAAGAAAGGCAAGAAGAAATGTTACAAATAGGACAAAGAAACTTGAAATAAAAGCAAATCCAGCGCCGGGACCAATGTAGGCATCAGCATCGTAGGAAAAAAAGATTAAAAGAATCGCAAAGGGGATGTATTTCTTAAAAAAAACTGATGATGACTTATATCTTAAACTTTTAGTTATCTGCAAATTATTCATCAACTTTCGAAAGTTTTCAGAATGATGCCGGCAACATCTGTAATATTCATTTCTTCTTTTTCTTTTTTGAATGACCAAAAAAACGCATCATCCCAAGTGTGCATACCACATAAAACCGTTCTATCGAATAGTTCCTTCTTTTTAACCGATCCCTTTAAGTCAAAACCTCTATTTGACAAAACAACTATATCAGGAGCGTTATCGATGCATTTACCACTGTATATGTCTTCTTTAAAAAATACGCTATTTACTACTTTTTTGCCGTTGTATTCGAGAGTCTCGAGCTTATCTTTCAACTGCCTTTTCAGTTCTTCTACTTCTCCACCCTCGACACATCCCCTCGGATATTTACCTTTTACATTTATATAAATGCGCCCCGGATCAAGAACAAATGCCTTTGTCTCATCTGAAATATCTGCCACAGATTCAGGTAAATCTTTCTTATAACTTATGAAACCTTCCTTTTCAAGAAATTTGTTCAGATAAACCTCTTGCTCGATTCCTGTAAAACCGTGGTCAGATAAAAGGATAAATTGGCTTCCTCTGTCTGCATCACCTGCTGTGTCAAGAAATCTCTCATAAACTTCACGAATAAATCCATCAACAGCATTATAATAGTCAAGAAATGCCTGATGATGCTTGTGATTTGAATCCTCCAATGCCTCCCATAGGAAATGATGAAGTCTGTCCGTACTTGTTATAACAAGCTCCAAATAATCCCAATCCTGTGTGCGCCACAAAAGGTCAAGGGCTTTTTTTCTTCCTTCAAGAGTCGAGTAAAGCTCTTTTATAAGAAAATCATGGTCTTCGCGGGCTTTCATTGTATCAACATCTATCTTGTACCCCATTGTTTCAAGCTGTGATATCAGCGCAAGAGGATAGACGGCTTTTTTGATATTTATAGCCACAAATCCTGAAATCATTGCCCCATTCAAGGGTTTCGCAGGATAGGTAGAAGGCTGGTTTATGACAACACTTTTTTTACCTTTTTCCTTGAGCTTATCCCATATCGTTGGTGCTTTGAGGTCAGGATACGAAGGGAAAACCATATCATAGGTGCCGGGTTTCAAATCCATAAAACCAAAAATCCCGTGTTCAGCAGGATTGACTCCTGTCATAAAAGACGACCAACTGACAGATGAAATTTCAGGCAGAGTGACTTTCATCTGCTGAAGATTGCCATCACTTTTTAGTTTAGCCATAAATGGCATAATATCTTCATCTATGAAGCGCTCAATCAATGAAAAAGGCACACCATCAAGACCTACAACACAGCATCTCTTTTTTTTCTTCTTTTTAAAAAAGAAAGCCAAAGGTATCTCCTTTTAATTTCTTAAATATATCCAAGATCCTTTAATCTTTGCTTTACCTCATCTTCCTCATCTTCAGAATATTCGGATTCTCCGGTTTCCGGAATCAATTTCATCAATTCGAGTGTTCTTATAATCTTCTTTACACTTTCTTCTATAGATTCCTTGGAAGTATCCACAACTACTTCAGCATTATCAGGTTCTTCATAGGGGTCGTCGACACCTGTGAAATTTTTTATTTCACCTTTAAGCGCTTTTGCATAAAGTCCCTTTACATCTCTTTCCGTCAAAGTTTCAAGAGGGCATTTGCAGTAAACTTCAACATAATTTTTGATCAATCTGCGATTCTCCTCCCTTACTGCTTTGTAAGGTGATATCGCCGCCGCAATGGCAACAACTCCATTTCTTGAAAGAAGGTTGCATACAAAACCGATTCGTCTAATATTCGTATCTCTGTCTTCTTTTGAAAATCCCAGCCCTTTGCTCAAATTTGTTCTTACTATGTCGGCATCGAGGACTTCAACCTTCATACCCCTTTCAAGAAGAATTGCCTCAACTTCTCTTGCAAGAGTTGTCTTTCCCGAACCGGAAAGTCCTGTAAACCAAAGTGTAAAACCTTTCATTAATCTTCCTCCAATTTTTTCTAAATTCAAATTTCTTTATATCAGCGGTTTCCCTATCATATTTTCAGGTATATCTATCCCATAAAATTTGAGAATCGATGGAGCAATATCATATATAGAAATTGTATCTTCTCTTTTATCCCATTTTTTACCCGGGATCCTCCAAATAAAAATTCCTTCCTGAGCATGATTTGCATCATCAGGTCCTGTATCATTTTCATAGATGTGAATAGAGCCAGTACCAACTGAACCGGCTGAACGCCAATCCAAGTTTCCCGGATAAAGAATCAGGTCAGGCGGTATGTTCTTGCACTCTCTATAAATCTCCTCAGGCTTGAATATACGGTTATTGATTAAATTCCCGTTTTCGTCAGTCATAGCTTCGAGTTTAGCGATAAGTTGGTTTCTAAAGGATTCATATTCGTCTTGAGGAATGACTCCTTGCGGCTCACGACCTTTAACATTAAAAAATATCCTCGAATAATAACCGCCTTCACCCCAACAGCTAGTTTTCTCCCAATCTATCATATCCATCTTTAGGCGTGTTTGTTCCTTTGGCTGTTCTTTCAAGGTAAGATACCCTTCCTGCTGAAACCATTCATTGATGCATATCGCTCCATGCATTGTCTTTGCACCATGATCTGAAACAATTATGACGGAAGTATCTTTATCGAGCTGTTTTAGAGTTTCTCCTACTTCACTATCAACATACCTGTAATAATCTTTTATTGCATTTTCATATTTGTTTCCCGGCTCATATAGGCGATGGTCTTTGTCAAAAAATCGCCAAAAGCCATGATGAATGCGGTCTATACCCATCTCGACCATCATAGCAAAATCGAAATCCTTCTTTAAAAAGTGCCGAAACGCTTTGAAGCGGCGTTCTGTCATAACATAAATGGATTTTAAGAGTTTGTCTTTATCGTCTGTTCTAAAATCGTCCACATCGATTATATAATCTCCTTCTGCGGCTTGATCCAATTCCGCCTTGATATCATCAGGCCATGTAAATTGAACATCCTTGTTGGGCGTTAAAAAACTTGCAATAAGGACTCCATTCAAGGGCTTGGGAGGGTATGTTTGAGGGACACCCATAATAAGTGAACTCATTCTATTTCTTGATAGATAGTTCCAAATCGTCTTTGCTTTTACATAATTGGCATTGGCAAAATAAAGGTCATCATATCCATAACTTTTCCTATTCCTGAAGCCGTAAAAACCAAGCATACCGGGGTCATGCGATGTCATCATAGCTGTCCATGCTGGCACAGTAATTGGAGGAATAGTTGATACCATTTTACCGTAAAGGGCATCATCGATAACCGATTTTATATTTGGAAGCTCATCGAGCCATTTATCAAAGACGAGTTGAGGCGTTGCACAGTCAAGACCTATTACAACAAGTTTCGTCATAGTTAAATTATCTCCTTTCAAGAATTTTTCATACTTCTTATCAATACCTCTGCCACCTCAGGCCGAGTAAATTCTGCCGGGGGCTTTTGTCCCGCCCTTAACATTTCACGCACTTTCGTACCGCTCAAGAAAACATGGTGCTCCTTTGAATGCGGACAGGTTTTTGTCGAAGCCATATTTCCGCATACTTTACAATAAAATGCATGCTCGAAAAAGAGAGGTGTAATCTCAATCTCTTTTGGGTCGAATTCATTAAAAATCAACTGTGCATCATAAGTGCCATAATAATTGCCAACTCCTGCATGGTCGCGCCCAACAATAAAATGTGTACATCCATAATTTTTCCTTGCTATGGCATGAAATATTGCTTCAGAAGGTCCAGCATAACGCATTGCCGCAGGAAATATAGATATGGCAACTCTATCTTTAGGATAATAATTTTCTAAAAGTGTCGTATAACATTGCCACCTTACATCACCCGGAATATCATCACCTTTTGTTGCGCCCATCAAAGGATGGATAAGCAGGGCATCTACAATTTCAAGGGCGCATTTTTGCAAATATTCATGGGCTCTGTGAATTGGATTTCGAGTCTGAAAGGCAGTGATTGTCTTCCATCCCTTCTCTTCAAAAAGTTTTCTTGTGTCTGCCGGGTCAAGACGAAATTCATTAAAATCATCATAGTGAGGCTTTTCAATGAGAGTAATCTTTCCTCCAATATAGGTATTGCTGATAGAATCAAGATATTGCACACCCGGATGTGCCTTGTCAGTTGTCCGTAAAACTGCCTGTGCTTCCTTTTCTTTATCAAAAGTAAATTTATCCTCAACTTCCATTACTGCAAGGATATTCCCATTTTGGCAAAGAGCTATCTCACTGCCAATTTCAACATCATCTCCTTCTTTTTCAGATAAGACAACGGGTATCGTCCAAACAGGACCTGTCGAAAGATGTCTCTCCTCAAGGACTGATTTGTAGTCTTTAGATGTCATAAAGCCTTCAAGTGGACTGAGCGCACCTGTTGCTATCATCTCTAAATCACTTGTCTCTCTCTCATTAAGAGCTATTTTTTTCAAATTTTGAGCTTTTTCTTTTAATTTATTTCTGCTTTCATCATCAGCTATTCTATTGATAAGTTTTCCACCATGAGGTTTAATCATTCTTAATTCTCCCACAATTAAAAAGTTGCTTATAAATATCCAAGATTTTTCAATTTTTGTTTTATTCTTTTCAATTCGTCAGGTTTTAATGCATCATCCTCTGAACTTATTCCAGCGTCGCTTACCATATCCCGAAGGACATAGACTATGAAATCCGTTGGGGAATTAAAACCTGAATCCGAGATAAGCTGTTGAATTTTATTATACAAAACGCGTGGAATCTTTATTGTTACTTTATCCATATCATACACTCTTATAAGAGTTTTATAGCACTCTTATATGAGTGTTTTGTCGATTTGTCAAGTTTTTTACATATTTTTAACCCTAAAATTTAAATTTCTATCAATAAAACAACAAGATAGCAAATTAAATTTTTTCCCCATCTATATCTGCAGATG containing:
- a CDS encoding nucleotide pyrophosphatase: MNNLQITKSLRYKSSSVFFKKYIPFAILLIFFSYDADAYIGPGAGFAFISSFFVLFVTFLLAFLSILVWPIRYIIRTFIKKRSGEKTDVERVVVLGLDGLDPALVTKYMNEGKLPNFSKLKEEGSFSPLRTTYPAMSPVAWSSFITGVDPSRHNIFDFLKRDVRTYLPDISSVHIGNTKKTLNIGKYKIPIGKPEITLLRKSQPFWKILGDNHIFSAVLRVPITFPPEKFYGVSLSGMCVPDLKGTQGSFTYYTTDKNSVGKHTGGVRVLVERKNNIIESHIKGPENSLLKNGGEMTIPFKIEILNDSEAILKLPDEEIKLKKGEYTDWKVIVFKAGLGIKVQGICRFLLRSVSPEFELYITPINIDPDTPAMPISHPLYYSVYLSKMQGRYATLGLAEDTWALNERVIDEEAFLGQAYKYYEERREMFFNMLDKIKKGMVACVFDTSDRIQHMFFRYIDDRHPANKDKDTVKHKNSIEDMYKKMDELVGETMQKLGEKDVLMVISDHGFKSFRRCVNLNTWFHQNGYMHFKDGGTGGEWFQGVDWSKTRAYTFGLGGIYINLKGREGQGIVEPGEEYENLKKELCEKLNNFQDEEWGETAICRLYDNKELFSGPYAGNGPDLFVGFNVGYRTSWEAAVGKCTDKVIEDNTKSWSGDHCIDPRLAPGILFCSRKIDADSPSIMDIGPTVLKLYGLDIPKYMQGKPLINNV
- the cysC gene encoding adenylyl-sulfate kinase codes for the protein MKGFTLWFTGLSGSGKTTLAREVEAILLERGMKVEVLDADIVRTNLSKGLGFSKEDRDTNIRRIGFVCNLLSRNGVVAIAAAISPYKAVREENRRLIKNYVEVYCKCPLETLTERDVKGLYAKALKGEIKNFTGVDDPYEEPDNAEVVVDTSKESIEESVKKIIRTLELMKLIPETGESEYSEDEEDEVKQRLKDLGYI
- a CDS encoding phosphodiesterase, translating into MTKLVVIGLDCATPQLVFDKWLDELPNIKSVIDDALYGKMVSTIPPITVPAWTAMMTSHDPGMLGFYGFRNRKSYGYDDLYFANANYVKAKTIWNYLSRNRMSSLIMGVPQTYPPKPLNGVLIASFLTPNKDVQFTWPDDIKAELDQAAEGDYIIDVDDFRTDDKDKLLKSIYVMTERRFKAFRHFLKKDFDFAMMVEMGIDRIHHGFWRFFDKDHRLYEPGNKYENAIKDYYRYVDSEVGETLKQLDKDTSVIIVSDHGAKTMHGAICINEWFQQEGYLTLKEQPKEQTRLKMDMIDWEKTSCWGEGGYYSRIFFNVKGREPQGVIPQDEYESFRNQLIAKLEAMTDENGNLINNRIFKPEEIYRECKNIPPDLILYPGNLDWRSAGSVGTGSIHIYENDTGPDDANHAQEGIFIWRIPGKKWDKREDTISIYDIAPSILKFYGIDIPENMIGKPLI
- the sat gene encoding sulfate adenylyltransferase produces the protein MIKPHGGKLINRIADDESRNKLKEKAQNLKKIALNERETSDLEMIATGALSPLEGFMTSKDYKSVLEERHLSTGPVWTIPVVLSEKEGDDVEIGSEIALCQNGNILAVMEVEDKFTFDKEKEAQAVLRTTDKAHPGVQYLDSISNTYIGGKITLIEKPHYDDFNEFRLDPADTRKLFEEKGWKTITAFQTRNPIHRAHEYLQKCALEIVDALLIHPLMGATKGDDIPGDVRWQCYTTLLENYYPKDRVAISIFPAAMRYAGPSEAIFHAIARKNYGCTHFIVGRDHAGVGNYYGTYDAQLIFNEFDPKEIEITPLFFEHAFYCKVCGNMASTKTCPHSKEHHVFLSGTKVREMLRAGQKPPAEFTRPEVAEVLIRSMKNS
- a CDS encoding CopG family transcriptional regulator, which translates into the protein MDKVTIKIPRVLYNKIQQLISDSGFNSPTDFIVYVLRDMVSDAGISSEDDALKPDELKRIKQKLKNLGYL